The DNA region CCGTATCTGTTGATGGGCGTGGGTCCTATTATGATCGGGCGGGGGCGATGCGCGATATGGTGCAAAACCATATGATGCAGCTTTTGTGCCTGATTGCGATGGAACCGCCGTATCACTTTGATCCGGACGCGGTGCGCGATGAAAAGCTGAAGGTTATCCGTGCTTTGGACCCGGTTTTGCCGGATGATATCGTGCGTGGTCAATATCAGGCCGGCAACGGGCAGGGCGGTTATCTTGAGCATTGCGAGGATCCGGCAAGCAAGACCGAAAGCTATATCGCGCTCAAGGTGCATATTTCGAACTGGCGCTGGAAGGGGACACCCTTTTATTTGCGCACGGGCAAACGCCTGCGGGCGCGCACCTCGGAAATTGCGATTACCTTCCGCGAGCCGCCGCATTCGATCTTTGATGATGCCGAGGGCTGGCGCGAAAACGTACTGGTGATCCGCCTGCAACCCAACGAGGGCATGAACCTGAAGGTGATGATCAAGGAACCGGGGCCGGGCGGGATGCGTTTGACCCAAGTGCCACTTGATATGTCCTTTGCCGAGGCGCTGGGTGAAAGCGGGACCGACATTCCCGATGCATATGAACGGCTTATCATGGATGTGATCCGTGGTAACCAGACCCTGTTCATGCGCGGCGATGAGGTAGAGGCAGCTTGGGGCTGGACCGATCCGATCATTGAGGGTTGGGAAAAACGTGGCGACAAGCCGATGCCCTATGATGCAGGATCATCGGGGCCAGAGGATGCTTTGATGCTGATGCACCGCGACGGGCGGCGCTGGCGGGAGATACGTGAATGAATCTGATCGAATACCCGGACCGGGAAATGATGATGATGTCGCTGGCGAATAAGATCGCCGGTGAGTTGGGCAGTGTCTTGCGCCAAAAGGGTCGTGCAAGCCTTTGCGTGCCGGGCGGGACGACGCCGGGGCCGGTGTTTGATATGCTCTCGGCGGTGGATCTGGACTGGGCGAATGTTGCGGTGTTCTTGAATGATGAACGCTGGGTGGCTGAAGATAGCCCCCGCTCCAACACGCGGCTATTGCGCCAGCGGCTGCTGCAAGACCGTGCCGCCAAGGCGCAACTGGTGCCGCTTTACGCGCCCGTGGACCAGCCCGAGGACGCGATGGAGGCATTGGCCGAAGGCATCGCGCCGCATCTGCCAATCTCGGTGCTGTTGCTGGGGATGGGCGCGGATATGCACACGGCCTCGCTCTTTCCCGGTGCGGATCGGCTGCAAGAGGCATTGGCCGAGGATGCGCCCACTTTGCTGCCAATGCGCGCACCGGGTGCTGATGAGCCAAGGATCACGCTAACGGCGCCTGTGCTGCGGGATGCGTTGAATATTCATATCCTTATCACCGGCGCGGATAAGCGCACCGCGATTGAACGCGCGGCAAGCCTGCCGGTTGAGGAAGCGCCAGTGCGCGCCGTGCTGGCCGATGCAACGATTCACTGGGCGGAGTAGACCTATGACAAGCCACTGGCAGCGCCTTCGCGACCACCACGCAGAGATCAAAGACCACCGTATCGCCGACATGCTGGAAAACCCGTCCCGCGCGGCGGAGTTTTCGGCGCGCCATGGCGAGATGCTATTTGATTTCTCCAAGACGGGGATCGACGTCAAAGGGCTTGCGATGTTGTTGGAGCTTGCGCAATCGGCAGATGTTGCAGCCAAGCGTGACGCGATGTTTGCGGGCGCGCAGATAAATGAGACCGAGGGCCGTGCGGTGCTGCACACAGCCTTGCGCAACCTGCAAGCCGATGTGGTGGTGGACGGCGAAAACGTCATGCCCGAGGTGCGCGCAACCCATGCGCGGATGGCCGCTTTCGCGCGTGACGTGCGTGAGGGCAAGATTGCAGGGCAGGGCGGGACCTATACCGATGTGGTCAACATTGGGATTGGCGGATCGGACCTTGGGCCTGCAATGGCCTATACCGCGCTTACACCCTATACCGACGGGCCGCGCTGCCATTTCGTAAGCAATGTCGACGGTGCCCATATCCATGACACATTGCGCGGATTGAACCCCGAAACCACGCTTGTCATCGTCGCCTCCAAAACCTTCACGACGATTGAAACCATGACCAATGCGCAAACGGCCAAAGCGTGGATGGCGCAGAAGGTCACTGATCCTGCCGCACAGTTCGCAGCCGTTTCCACCTCTGCCGATAAAACCGCAGCCTTTGGCATTGATGCCGCGCGCGTGTTCGGGTTCGAGGATTGGGTCGGGGGCCGCTATTCCGTTTGGGGGCCGATTGGCCTGTCATTGATGCTGGCGGTCGGGCCTGCGGGGTTTGATGACTTTTTGGCCGGTGGTGCGGATATGGACGCGCATTTCCGCCAGGCCGCCCCTGCGCATAACCTGCCTGTGCTGCTGGCGCTCATCGGTATTTGGCACAACCAGATTTGTGGCCATGCCACCCGCGCGGTGCTGCCCTATGCACAACGTCTTGCACGGTTGCCGGCCTATCTGCAGCAGTTGGAGATGGAGAGCAACGGCAAGCGCGTCTCAATGGATGGGGCCGATCTGACGGAACATTCCGGCCCTGTGGTCTGGGGGGAGCCGGGGACAAACGGCCAGCACGCATTTTACCAGCTGATCCACCAAGGCACGCGGGTTATCCCTTGCGAATTCATCATGACCCGCGAAGGGCATGAACCGGAGCTGGCGCATCAACATCTGCTGCTGGTCGCCAATTGTCTTGCGCAATCGGAGGCGCTGATGCGCGGGCGCTCGCTGGCCGAGGCGACTAAGATCATGGCTGCCAAAGGCCTGACGGGGGCCGAGCTGGACCGGCAGGCCCGCCACCGCGTTTTCCCGGGCAACCGGCCTTCGACCACGCTGGCAATCCCCAAGCTGACGCCTTTCACCTTGGGGCAGATCGTCGCCGTTTATGAGCATCGCGTCTTTGTCGAAGGCGTGATTTTGGGGCTGAATTCTTTTGACCAATGGGGGGTGGAGCTGGGCAAGGAGCTTGCCGTGGCCCTGCAACCGATCCTGGAGCGTCGTGCCTCGGCGGAAGACAAGGACGGCTCTACGCGGATGTTGGTCGATTATTTGATGGCACCGCCGAACGGCTAAGGGGGGCAGCCCCCCTTAGCGTGATATTATGCGAGAGCGGCGATCACCAACACCTCAACCCGGTAACCGGGGGTGGCAAGTTTGGATTCGCCTGCCGCGCGTGCTGGTGTGTGGCCTTGGGGCACCCAAGCATCCCAAACCGCGTTCATTTCCGCGAAATCGGCCATGTCGGCCATCCAGATTTGGGTGGTCAGGATGCGGGTTTTATCTGTGCCAGCCTCGGCCAGAAGCTTGTCGACCTTGGCAAGGCAGTCTTTGGTTTGCTCGGCCACGGACGCGTTTTCGGTCCCGACTTGGCCAGCCAGGTAGACGGTGCCGTTATGAATGACGGATTGGCTCATTCTTGGGCCGGAATGGTTGCGGATGATTTCAGCCATGACAAAACTCCATATATTTCATGCAATGACTTTGCCTAGCGCGCCGCGCGTCATGTGGGAAGGGGTGATTTCGGGGCGGGTGGTTTTAACCCTGCCCGACATCAAACCCAGCCTTGCGGATAATCCCCGCGATATGGGTCAATTGTGCGCCCAGCGGGTTGGTCTTGCGCCAGAGCATGCCAATTTGGCGGGTGGGTCGCGGGTTTGCCAGCCGCGCAATAGAGACGGCGGCAGATCTGGTTTCAATCGGCACTGCCATTTCGGGGATCAGGGTCACGCCAATGCCCGCGCCCACCATCTGCACCAGCGTTGACAGGGCGCTGCCTTCCATCACATCGCGCGGCAGGCTGGAGGATATCTTGCAAAAGGACAGTGCCTGATCACGAAAACAGTGGCCCTCCTCTAGCAAAAGCAGCCGCATCTCGCGCAGGCTTTCGGAATTCGGCACTGGTTTTTCGGCGTCGGCGATGGGGCGCACCAGCACGAATTCCTCTTCAAACAGCGGCTCTTCGTGGAGGCTGGGCTCATCAATAGGCAGGGCCATGATCGCGGTGTCGAGCTTGCCATCCCTAAGGTCGGCCAGCAGTTTTTGGGTCACGGCCTCTCGGGGGCGCAGGTCCAATGCGGGGTATTGCGTGGTCAGGCTTTTGATAAGGCGCGGCAACAGATAGGGGGCAATGGTGGGAATGACGCCGATGCGCAATTGGCCCAGCAGCGGGCTGTAGGCCGCGCGGGCCAGATCGTCCAGCTCATCAACTGCGCGTAAAATATCGCGGGCGCGCAAGGCAAAAGCGGTGCCCAGACTGGTCAGCTGGATCTTGCGCGCCCCGCGTTCCACCAGCGGCGTGCCAAGAATGGTTTCCAGCTCTTTTATTTGCAGCGAGAGCGCGGGTTGAGAGATGGCGCAGGCCGCGGCGGCGCGGCCAAAATGACCGTGCTGGGAGAGGGCTTCAAAGTAGCGCAGATGTTTCAGGCTAATATTACTCATAAGCTTAGCATATCGCTGGGATTAGAAAATGCAAATTTTATAAATGAATTGGGCGTGCTACGGTTTGCTCAACAGGGCTGTGGCCCCTAAATCCAAAGAGGAGAATGACATGGATGGACGTGACAACGCAGGCGGCAAATGCCCGGTAATGCATGGCTCGCAAACCGCATCGGCGGGCACGGATTGGTGGCCCAATGCCCTCAATCTGGATATTTTGCACCAGCATGACAGCAAGACCAACCCGATGGGCGCGGATTTCGACTACCGTGAAGAGGTCAAAAAGCTGGACGTGCCCGCCTTGAAGGCCGACTTGACCGCCCTGATGACCGACAGTCAGGATTGGTCGCCAGCCGATTGGGGCCATTACGGCGGGTTGATGATCCGCATGGCGTGGCATTCAGCCGGGACATACCGCTTGGCGGACGGGCGTGGCGGCGGCAATACCGGCAACCAGCGTTTTGCGCCGCTGAATTCCTGGCCCGATAACGTTGGCCTTGATAAGGCGCGCCGGTTGCTTTGGCCGATCAAGAAAAAATACGGCAATGCGCTGAGCTGGGCTGATCTGATCATTCTTGCGGGCACCGTGGCCTACGAATCTATGGGTTTGAAAAGCTTTGGCTTTGGCTTTGGGCGGGCTGATATCTGGGGTCCGGAAAAAGACGTCTATTGGGGTGCGGAAAAGGAATGGCTGGCGGCAAGCGACGGGCGCTACGATGATGTCGAGGATGCCTCGACCATGGAAAACCCGTTGGCGGCTGTGCAGATGGGGCTGATCTATGTGAACCCCGAGGGCGTGAACGGCAAGCCGGACCCGTTGAAAACGGCCGCCCATGTGCGCGAAACCTTCGCCCGTATGGCGATGAACGATGAGGAAACCGCGGCACTGACGGCGGGGGGCCACACCGTCGGCAAGGCGCATGGCGCAGGCGATGCAAGCCTGATCGGAGCAGCGCCAGAAGGGGCCGGCCTTGAGGATCAGGGCATGGGCTGGCGCAACAACACCACCGCGAACAACGGCCTTGGTCGGCATACGATGTCGAGCGGTGTAGAAGGTGCTTGGACCTCCTATCCGACCAAATGGGATGGCGGTTTCTTCAAAATGCTGTTGGGTCATGAGTGGCAGCTTACCAAAAGCCCGGCCGGCGCGTGGCAGTGGGAGCCGGTCGATATCGCCGAGGCTGATATGCCTGCGGATGTCGAAGACCCCTCGATCCGTTGCAAACCGATGATGACCGATGCCGATATGGCGATGAAGGTTGATCCGATCTATCGCGCGATTATCGAACGGTTTGCCGCCGATCAGGATTACTTCTCGGAAACCTTCGCGCGGGCTTGGTTCAAGTTGACGCACCGCGATATGGGACCAAAGGCGCGTTATATCGGGCCTGAAGTCCCTGCCGAGGATTTGATCTGGCAAGATCCGGTGCCTGCTGGCCGGACCGATTATGACGAGGCGGCGGTCAAGGCCAAGATCGCGGTATCCGGTCTGTCGGTATCCGATCTGGTGGTGACGGCGTGGGATTCTGCACGCACGTATCGCGGCTCGGATTTGCGGGGCGGGGCCAATGGCGCGCGTATCCGGCTTGCACCGCAAAAGGATTGGATCGGAAATGAGCCCGCCCGTCTGGCCGCCAATCTGGCCAAGCTGGAGGCTGTGGCTGCTGATACGGGTGTAAGCCTTGCCGATGTGATCGTGCTGGGCGGCAATCTGGGGGTGGAGCTGGCGGCCAAAGCGGCGGGGCATGAGATCACCTTGCCCTTTACCAAGGGCCGCGGCGATGCCACCGCCGAGATGACCGATGCGGAAAGCTTTGAGCCGCTGGAGCCGATCCACGACGCCTATCGCAACTGGCTGAAGAAGGATTACGCCGTCGCCGCCGAGGAGCTGATGCTGGACCGCACGCAGCTTATGGGCCTGACTGCGCATGAGATGACCGTGTTGTTGGGCGGTATGCGGGTGATCGGCACCAATCACGGCGGTACGCAGCACGGGGTCTTTACCGATCGCGTGGGGGCGCTGACGAATGACTTCTTCGTCAATCTGGTCGATATGGGCCATAAGTGGGTGCCTAAGGCCAAGAACCTCTATGAGGTGCAGGACCGCAAAACCGGCGCTGTGAAATGGACGGCGACAGGGGTTGATCTTGTGTTTGGCTCCAACTCTGTCCTGCGGGCCTATTCCGAGGTTTATGCGCAGGATGATAACGCGGGCAAATTCGTGCGCGATTTTGCCGCTGCTTGGACCAAGGTTATGAACGCCGATCTGACGTAATCTGTCTGATACCAAAGAAAATGCCGGGCAACGCGCCCGGCATTTTTATGTCTGTAGGTTGGCTCAGGCGTTTTTCGCCATGGCCTCCAATTGATCGCGCAGCCCTTCAAGCTGATAGCCATAGCGCGCGGGAATGCCGATCAGATCATCCGTTGGCATCTGCCCTGCATGCGCCAATGCCCAAGCGATCGAGGACCGGTTCCCCGAGGCGCAATAGGCCAGAACAGGGCCGTTGGCGGCCTTGATGGCTGCGGCTTGTTCGGTCACGTTTTCCATTGTCATCATGCCGCCAATGATCGGGTTGGCATAGAAGGCAAGGCCCAAAGCCTCGGCGGCCTCTTGCATGGCCTGGGTGTGCAGGAACGGCATGATTTCGCTGTCAGGCCGGTTGTCGATCACTGCGACAAAGCCCGCCGCCTTGATGTCGGCCAGATCTGCGGTCTCTATCTGTGGTGAAACGGCATAGGTCGGGGTGAGAGAGCGAATTTCCATCGACAATCCTTAGGCTTGAGTTTCATGTTGGGGGATCCATGCACGGACCTTTGGTGCGGCCAACATACCCGCAGCCATCGCCGATAGAAAGAGCAAGCCGCCCCATCCGCCAAAGCTGATTGACGCCATCGCAGGCCCGGGGCACAGCCCAGCCAACCCCCAGCCCATCCCAAAGAGGATCGACCCGATGACAAGGTTTGACCCAAGCTTCGGGCTGCTTGGCGCGGGCAGGGGCGTGCCTAACATCCCCGTAGGTTTGCGCGCCGCAAACCGCCATGCGACGATCATTGGCAAAATCGCGCCACTCATAACGAAGGCAAGCGTCGGGTCCCATGCGCCAAAGATATCCAGCCAGCCTTGCACTTTGGTGGTGTCCGTCATGCCCGACAGCAGCGTGCCTGCGCCAAACAGCCCGCCCGCGAGGAAAGAAAAGATATTACGTTTCATCAAATCACCCCCAAAAGATGGCGGAAGGTCACCATCACCAAAACACCGGCCAGCAGGTAAAACACCGTGGCCACTATGCCGCGCAAGGAGAACCGTGAAATCCCGCAAACGCCGTGCCCCGAGGTGCAGCCATTTGCAAGCCGCGTACCCACGCCCACCAACAGGCCCGCCGCGATAATCACGATCGGGTTGCTTGTGACATTCGTGGTCGCCCCGCCGAGCAACAGCGCAAGCACGCCCGGCACCAGCATGAGTCCCGCGATAAAGGCAACCCGCTCGGCGGTATTGCCCCGACCTGAGCCATCGACAAGCCCACCCAAAATACCGGATGCCCCCATGATGCGCCCATTGATCAGCAGGAACATCGCCGCCGCACCCCCAATCATGAGGCCCCCGATGAGGCCCCAAATCCAGTCCATTTCAATCATATAATCCTCGGGAATTTAGGGGCCACGGCCCTGTGCCATGGCCTTGGGAATTGGCCATCAAAGACCGTTCAGCGGCACCTTGAGGTAGCTTACGCCATTGTCTTCCGGCTCTGGCATCTGCCCTGCGCGCATGTTGATCTGCAACGACGGGATGATCAGCCGCGGCATCGCCAGCGTGGCATCGCGGGCGTCGCGCATGGTCATGAAGTCCTCTTTGGATTTGCCCGCGCCGATATGGACGTTCAATGCTTTTTGCGCGCCGACCGTGGTTTCCCAGGCAAACTCATCGCGGCCCGGGGCCTTATAGTCATGGCCGACGAAAATTCGGGTCTCATCCGGCAGGGCAAGGATCTTTTGCACGGAATCGAACAAGGTCGCCGATGATCCGCCGGGGAAATCACAGCGCGCCGTGCCAAAGTCGGGCATGAACAGCGTATCGCCGACAAAGGCCGCGTCACCAATCACATAGGTCAGGCATGCGGGCGTATGACCCGGCGTGTGCAGCACGTCACCGCGCATCTGCCCGATCATGAAGCTGTCGCCCTCTTCAAAAAGCTGGTCAAACTGCGACCCGTCGCGTTGGAAGTTCGTGCCCTCATTGAACACTTTGCCAAAGGTGTCTTGCACCACGGTGATCCGCTGGCCGATCCCGATCTTGCTGCCCAGCCGTTCCTGAATATAGGGCGCGGCTGAAAGGTGGTCGGCATGGACATGGGTTTCCAAAACCCATTGCAGATCAAGGTCATGGCTGCGCACAAAGTCAATCACCGCAACGGCGGATCTTGTGTCGGTGTGGCCCGATGCATAGTCGAAATCCAGCACAGAATCGATAATCGCGCAGGCACTGCCGTTCGGCTCTTGGACAACATAGGTCAGGGTGTTGGTGGCTTCATCAAAGAAGGCATGGATTTGCGGTTTCATTTTGACCTCATAGGTTGCGGGCTTGGAACTGATATAGCATGTTTTACACATATTTCAAGAATTGAATATGTATGATCGCGCATTGTTGACTTGGGTCAATGCCCGGACAGGGGGGATGTGCTATATGAATCTTGCATCAATGGAGGTCGCGATGAAAGGCCAAGATATTCGGCGGCGAGAACTTGAGACACGGCGTGACGTGTTGACCGCCCGTTTAGGTACGATTGAGGATGAGCTGGACAGCCATCAATCCAAGGACTGGGATGATCTTGCGACCGAGCGCGAGTCGGATGAAGTGTTGGAGGGATTGGGCCTGTCGAGCCAGCAAGAGCTTCGCATGATCGAGGCGGCTTTGGCGCGCATGGACGCGGGGGAATATGGTGCTTGCACCAAATGCGGCGCTGATATCAGCGAGGAACGCTTGGACGTCGTGCCCTTCACGCCGTTCTGTCGGGATTGCGCCGCGTAGATTAAATAAGACCAGGAGGAGAAGATCATGACAGACAAGATCAAAGACCAAGACAGCCAGCCACAAGCCTCGGCTTATGCCGCTGACGGGGCTGACGGGCTTTCGGCACTTTTTAATGAGATGCGGGCGATGATGTCGACATTCCCGGGCGCTGGTTTCAACCCCGGTGCGCCGGTCTCGACCGAAGAGGAAACCGAGGCGATGTTCGATAACATGCCGCTTTGACCTGAAATCGGCGCTAGATTGCTGTTTTTTGCAGTAATTTGGCGCTATTGGCCGTGGATGGGATTGCATAATCTGTCCGCTGCCCTGTTAAATGGGCCAAATGCGGGCACGGGGCCTGCTGGACTTCGGGCGGCCTTATGCAAAGCGATACACCCTCTTTTGTCACCCGTGAGCAGCGTGGCGCGGTTCTGGTCCTCTGGATCGATAATCCACCTGTGAATGCGCTGGGGGCCGGTGTGCGTGCGGGCCTTGCGGATGGCATTGCAAATGCCAATGCGAATCCCGAAACCCGCGCAGTGGTGCTTTTGTCGCGCGGCCGCATGTTTTCTGCCGGGGCCGAGATATCCGAGTTCAACCAACCCCCGAAACCCCCACGGCTCACCGACCTGTGCAACCAGATCGAGGCTAGCCCCAAACCGGTTGTGGCCGGAATTCAGGGCCGCGCCCTTGGTGGCGGGCTGGAGCTGGCGCTGGCGGCCCATGCCCGTGTGTCGCTGGCCGATGTGCTACTTGGCCTGCCAGAGGTGAACCTTGGCATTTTGCCCGGCGCGGGCGGCACCCAGCGGTTGCCGCGTCTGATCGAGCCTGATCAAGCCTTGTCGATGATGATTTCCGGCGATCCGGTTTCGGCGC from Pseudorhodobacter turbinis includes:
- the zwf gene encoding glucose-6-phosphate dehydrogenase, translating into MVSRVIPVDVFDLVVFGGTGDLAQRKIIPGLYRRYWGGHIPPESNIIGAARSELDDMGYRALAREAIAEYVSEDKRDPEVIEAFLARLSYVAIDAKGTDGWDVLKTRVRKGTVQAFYFSVAPSLFGDLAERLHLHEIANAESRIVVEKPFGRDLESAKALNAVLAQHFTEAQIYRIDHYLGKETVQNLMAVRFANILFEPLWKSEYVDHVQITVAETVSVDGRGSYYDRAGAMRDMVQNHMMQLLCLIAMEPPYHFDPDAVRDEKLKVIRALDPVLPDDIVRGQYQAGNGQGGYLEHCEDPASKTESYIALKVHISNWRWKGTPFYLRTGKRLRARTSEIAITFREPPHSIFDDAEGWRENVLVIRLQPNEGMNLKVMIKEPGPGGMRLTQVPLDMSFAEALGESGTDIPDAYERLIMDVIRGNQTLFMRGDEVEAAWGWTDPIIEGWEKRGDKPMPYDAGSSGPEDALMLMHRDGRRWREIRE
- the pgl gene encoding 6-phosphogluconolactonase is translated as MNLIEYPDREMMMMSLANKIAGELGSVLRQKGRASLCVPGGTTPGPVFDMLSAVDLDWANVAVFLNDERWVAEDSPRSNTRLLRQRLLQDRAAKAQLVPLYAPVDQPEDAMEALAEGIAPHLPISVLLLGMGADMHTASLFPGADRLQEALAEDAPTLLPMRAPGADEPRITLTAPVLRDALNIHILITGADKRTAIERAASLPVEEAPVRAVLADATIHWAE
- the pgi gene encoding glucose-6-phosphate isomerase; this encodes MTSHWQRLRDHHAEIKDHRIADMLENPSRAAEFSARHGEMLFDFSKTGIDVKGLAMLLELAQSADVAAKRDAMFAGAQINETEGRAVLHTALRNLQADVVVDGENVMPEVRATHARMAAFARDVREGKIAGQGGTYTDVVNIGIGGSDLGPAMAYTALTPYTDGPRCHFVSNVDGAHIHDTLRGLNPETTLVIVASKTFTTIETMTNAQTAKAWMAQKVTDPAAQFAAVSTSADKTAAFGIDAARVFGFEDWVGGRYSVWGPIGLSLMLAVGPAGFDDFLAGGADMDAHFRQAAPAHNLPVLLALIGIWHNQICGHATRAVLPYAQRLARLPAYLQQLEMESNGKRVSMDGADLTEHSGPVVWGEPGTNGQHAFYQLIHQGTRVIPCEFIMTREGHEPELAHQHLLLVANCLAQSEALMRGRSLAEATKIMAAKGLTGAELDRQARHRVFPGNRPSTTLAIPKLTPFTLGQIVAVYEHRVFVEGVILGLNSFDQWGVELGKELAVALQPILERRASAEDKDGSTRMLVDYLMAPPNG
- a CDS encoding RidA family protein — translated: MAEIIRNHSGPRMSQSVIHNGTVYLAGQVGTENASVAEQTKDCLAKVDKLLAEAGTDKTRILTTQIWMADMADFAEMNAVWDAWVPQGHTPARAAGESKLATPGYRVEVLVIAALA
- a CDS encoding hydrogen peroxide-inducible genes activator, whose translation is MSNISLKHLRYFEALSQHGHFGRAAAACAISQPALSLQIKELETILGTPLVERGARKIQLTSLGTAFALRARDILRAVDELDDLARAAYSPLLGQLRIGVIPTIAPYLLPRLIKSLTTQYPALDLRPREAVTQKLLADLRDGKLDTAIMALPIDEPSLHEEPLFEEEFVLVRPIADAEKPVPNSESLREMRLLLLEEGHCFRDQALSFCKISSSLPRDVMEGSALSTLVQMVGAGIGVTLIPEMAVPIETRSAAVSIARLANPRPTRQIGMLWRKTNPLGAQLTHIAGIIRKAGFDVGQG
- the katG gene encoding catalase/peroxidase HPI → MDGRDNAGGKCPVMHGSQTASAGTDWWPNALNLDILHQHDSKTNPMGADFDYREEVKKLDVPALKADLTALMTDSQDWSPADWGHYGGLMIRMAWHSAGTYRLADGRGGGNTGNQRFAPLNSWPDNVGLDKARRLLWPIKKKYGNALSWADLIILAGTVAYESMGLKSFGFGFGRADIWGPEKDVYWGAEKEWLAASDGRYDDVEDASTMENPLAAVQMGLIYVNPEGVNGKPDPLKTAAHVRETFARMAMNDEETAALTAGGHTVGKAHGAGDASLIGAAPEGAGLEDQGMGWRNNTTANNGLGRHTMSSGVEGAWTSYPTKWDGGFFKMLLGHEWQLTKSPAGAWQWEPVDIAEADMPADVEDPSIRCKPMMTDADMAMKVDPIYRAIIERFAADQDYFSETFARAWFKLTHRDMGPKARYIGPEVPAEDLIWQDPVPAGRTDYDEAAVKAKIAVSGLSVSDLVVTAWDSARTYRGSDLRGGANGARIRLAPQKDWIGNEPARLAANLAKLEAVAADTGVSLADVIVLGGNLGVELAAKAAGHEITLPFTKGRGDATAEMTDAESFEPLEPIHDAYRNWLKKDYAVAAEELMLDRTQLMGLTAHEMTVLLGGMRVIGTNHGGTQHGVFTDRVGALTNDFFVNLVDMGHKWVPKAKNLYEVQDRKTGAVKWTATGVDLVFGSNSVLRAYSEVYAQDDNAGKFVRDFAAAWTKVMNADLT
- a CDS encoding TIGR01244 family sulfur transferase; the encoded protein is MEIRSLTPTYAVSPQIETADLADIKAAGFVAVIDNRPDSEIMPFLHTQAMQEAAEALGLAFYANPIIGGMMTMENVTEQAAAIKAANGPVLAYCASGNRSSIAWALAHAGQMPTDDLIGIPARYGYQLEGLRDQLEAMAKNA
- a CDS encoding DUF6691 family protein codes for the protein MKRNIFSFLAGGLFGAGTLLSGMTDTTKVQGWLDIFGAWDPTLAFVMSGAILPMIVAWRFAARKPTGMLGTPLPAPSSPKLGSNLVIGSILFGMGWGLAGLCPGPAMASISFGGWGGLLFLSAMAAGMLAAPKVRAWIPQHETQA
- a CDS encoding YeeE/YedE family protein, producing the protein MEMDWIWGLIGGLMIGGAAAMFLLINGRIMGASGILGGLVDGSGRGNTAERVAFIAGLMLVPGVLALLLGGATTNVTSNPIVIIAAGLLVGVGTRLANGCTSGHGVCGISRFSLRGIVATVFYLLAGVLVMVTFRHLLGVI
- a CDS encoding MBL fold metallo-hydrolase, translating into MKPQIHAFFDEATNTLTYVVQEPNGSACAIIDSVLDFDYASGHTDTRSAVAVIDFVRSHDLDLQWVLETHVHADHLSAAPYIQERLGSKIGIGQRITVVQDTFGKVFNEGTNFQRDGSQFDQLFEEGDSFMIGQMRGDVLHTPGHTPACLTYVIGDAAFVGDTLFMPDFGTARCDFPGGSSATLFDSVQKILALPDETRIFVGHDYKAPGRDEFAWETTVGAQKALNVHIGAGKSKEDFMTMRDARDATLAMPRLIIPSLQINMRAGQMPEPEDNGVSYLKVPLNGL
- a CDS encoding TraR/DksA family transcriptional regulator yields the protein MNLASMEVAMKGQDIRRRELETRRDVLTARLGTIEDELDSHQSKDWDDLATERESDEVLEGLGLSSQQELRMIEAALARMDAGEYGACTKCGADISEERLDVVPFTPFCRDCAA